Proteins found in one Osmerus mordax isolate fOsmMor3 chromosome 20, fOsmMor3.pri, whole genome shotgun sequence genomic segment:
- the lin54 gene encoding protein lin-54 homolog isoform X2: MDVVSPELNSLLPDEIMDTEAIVMDDDPPSQSSAALAQSEPCQDAPVPMETDVPIVPEIVSLCTEAPPTQRTHVLTTSTSTDSALCGVSSETQLLLTPSSMSSPPPAPSLRPITSSSTTPIPKITGGPVGVSVTTSGLQKLTAPFTISAANHQIILNKVASSDTAKAVATTTTQVIKQDGQKLLVTTIGKSGQPIVLQLPHTGNKPGTGQGPGDSKTQPPQFKVVTIGGRTELKPVMGLQTIAKKTQVSSAGPIKFIITKTVNSKGLTAQTSVSPVIAGRVLSQSSPVTPPRTITISEPLSTSAQGLASNKIAISPLKSPSKLTVVSVASQSPSSPQKSVTLPISMALGQQILTMQQSAASSPAKSTAQNLKSMQTVAVGAPQYKTLVPLAAQPSVQQIQVPGSRFHYVRLVTATTGSSIMHAANPSTASVQTAKPMVVNAGAVRMSVPIVQTQTMKQVIPKPLTSATQVVTTPQTQQRLIMPATPLPQIQPNLTNLPPGTVLAPAPGGGNMGYAVLPAQYVTQLPQSAFVTLASSASFPAPTSIQSQARLPVNGLSTSDAASRPRKPCNCTKSQCLKLYCDCFANGEFCNNCNCTNCFNNLEHETERLKAIKTCLDRNPEAFKPKIGKGKQGESDRRHSKGCNCKRSGCLKNYCECYEAKIMCSSICKCVGCKNFEESPERKTLMHLADAAEVRVQQQTAAKTKLSSQISDLLTRTAPTMASGGGRLPYTFVTKEVAEATCECLLEQAEQAEQDHHPQAQAERMILEEFGRCLMRVINSAGKAKTDCPSIHC; encoded by the exons ATGGATGTAGTGTCGCCTGAACTCAACAGCCTACTTCCCGACGAGATAATGGACACGGAGGCAATCGTAATGGACGATGACCCTCCCTCCCAGTCATCTGCAGCCTTGGCTCAATCAGAGCCCTGCCAGGACGCACCGGTCCCCATGGAGACCGACGTGCCCATCGTCCCGGAGATCGTGAGCCTCTGCACAGAGGCCCCTCCCACGCAACGCACGCATGTCCTGACCACCTCCACCAGCACAGACTCCGCCCTGTGCGGGGTGAGCTCCGAAactcagctcctcctcaccccctccagcaTGTCgtcgcccccccccgccccgtctCTCCGACCAATCACCTCGTCCTCGACCACGCCCATCCCCAAGATCACGGGAGGCCCGGTCGGGGTGAGCGTCACCACGTCAGGGCTACAGAAACTCACGGCCCCTTTCACCATCTCCGCCGCCAACCACCAGATCATCCTCAACAAGGTGGCGTCCTCGGACACGGCCAAGGCGgtcgccaccaccaccacccaggtCATCAAGCAGGACGGACAGAAGCTGTTGGTCACCACCATCGGGAAATCCGGGCAGCCCATCGTCCTGCAGCTGCCTCACACGGGCAACAAGCCCGGAACAGGCCAGGGACCAGGGGACAGCAAGACCCAGCCTCCCCAGTTCAAGGTGGTGACCATCGGGGGAAGGACTGAGTTGAAGCCGGTCATGGGCCTGCAGACG ATCGCCAAGAAAACGCAGGTATCCTCCGCAGGACCCATCAAGTTTATCATCACGAAAACTGTAAACAGCAAAGGCCTCACCGCTCAGACGTCAGTGTCGCCTGTTATCGCAG GTCGCGTGTTGTCCCAGAGCAGCCCGGTCACTCCTCCCAGGACCATCACCATCTCGGAGCCCCTCAGCACCAGCGCACAGGGCCTCGCTAGCAACAAAATAGCCATATCACCCCTCAAGTCTCCCAGCAAG ttgaCGGTGGTGTCTGTAGCCTCCCAGTCACCCAGCTCTCCTCAGAAGTCTGTGACCCTGCCTATCAGCATGGCTCTGGGCCAGCAGATCCTCACCATGCAGCAATCTGCTGCCTCGTCCCCAGCCAAGTCCACTGCCCAG AACCTGAAGTCGATGCAGACGGTGGCGGTGGGAGCTCCCCAGTACAAGACCCTCGTCCCCCTGGCGGCCCAGCCCAGCGTGCAGCAGATCCAGGTCCCCGGCAGCAGGTTCCACTACGTCCGCCTAGTCACGGCCACCACGGGGAGCAGCATCATGCACGCTGCCAACCCCAGCACAGCCTCCGTACAGACCG CCAAGCCCATGGTGGTCAACGCTGGAGCTGTGAGGATGTCCGTTCCAATTGTCCAAACACAGACCATGAAGCAG GTGATCCCCAAGCCCCTGACGTCGGCGACCCAGGTGGTGACGACCCCCCAGACCCAGCAGCGCCTCATCATGCCCGCCACGCCCCTGCCCCAGATCCAGCCCAACCTCACCAACCTGCCCCCGGGCACCGTGCTGGCCCCGGCCCCCGGGGGCGGCAACATGGGCTACGCCGTCCTCCCCGCCCAATACGTCACGCAG ctccctcagtCGGCGTTTGTCACCCTGGCCAGCAGCGCCAGCTTCCCCGCGCCCACGTCCATCCAGAGCCAAGCCAGGCTGCCTGTTAACGG CTTGTCGACGTCAGACGCGGCCTCGAGGCCCCGCAAACCCTGCAACTGCACCAAGTCGCAGTGTCTCAAACT ATATTGCGACTGCTTCGCAAACGGGGAGTTCTGCAACAACTGCAACTGTACGAACTGCTTCAACAACCTGGAGCACGAGACGGAGAGACTAAAAGCCATCAAG ACGTGTCTGGACCGTAACCCCGAGGCCTTCAAGCCCAAGATTGGGAAGGGGAAGCAGGGGGAGTCGGACCGGCGGCACAGCAAAGGCTGCAACTGCAAGCGATCGGGCTGCCTGAAGAACTACTGCGAGTGTTACGAG GCTAAGATCATGTGCTCGTCTATCTGTAAGTGCGTCGGCTGTAAGAACTTTGAGGAGAGCCCCGAGAGGAAGACCCTGATGCACCTGGCGGACGCGGCGGAGGTCAGAGTTCAGCAGCAGACCGCGGCCAAGACCAAGCTGTCCTCCCAGATCTCCGACCTGCTCACGCGGACCGCCCCCACCATGGCCAGCGGAGGGGGGAG attgCCCTACACGTTCGTGACGAAGGAGGTGGCGGAGGCGACGTGCGAGTGCCTGCTGGAGCAGGCGGAGCAGGCGGAGCAGGACCAccacccccaggcccaggccgaGAGGATGATCCTGGAGGAGTTCGGACGCTGTCTCATGAGGGTCATTAACTCGGCCGGCAAGGCCAAAACGGACTGCCCCTCCATCCACTGCTAG
- the lin54 gene encoding protein lin-54 homolog isoform X1, with translation MDVVSPELNSLLPDEIMDTEAIVMDDDPPSQSSAALAQSEPCQDAPVPMETDVPIVPEIVSLCTEAPPTQRTHVLTTSTSTDSALCGVSSETQLLLTPSSMSSPPPAPSLRPITSSSTTPIPKITGGPVGVSVTTSGLQKLTAPFTISAANHQIILNKVASSDTAKAVATTTTQVIKQDGQKLLVTTIGKSGQPIVLQLPHTGNKPGTGQGPGDSKTQPPQFKVVTIGGRTELKPVMGLQTVSSSGQVSTLQAQQLKAVQIAKKTQVSSAGPIKFIITKTVNSKGLTAQTSVSPVIAGRVLSQSSPVTPPRTITISEPLSTSAQGLASNKIAISPLKSPSKLTVVSVASQSPSSPQKSVTLPISMALGQQILTMQQSAASSPAKSTAQNLKSMQTVAVGAPQYKTLVPLAAQPSVQQIQVPGSRFHYVRLVTATTGSSIMHAANPSTASVQTAKPMVVNAGAVRMSVPIVQTQTMKQVIPKPLTSATQVVTTPQTQQRLIMPATPLPQIQPNLTNLPPGTVLAPAPGGGNMGYAVLPAQYVTQLPQSAFVTLASSASFPAPTSIQSQARLPVNGLSTSDAASRPRKPCNCTKSQCLKLYCDCFANGEFCNNCNCTNCFNNLEHETERLKAIKTCLDRNPEAFKPKIGKGKQGESDRRHSKGCNCKRSGCLKNYCECYEAKIMCSSICKCVGCKNFEESPERKTLMHLADAAEVRVQQQTAAKTKLSSQISDLLTRTAPTMASGGGRLPYTFVTKEVAEATCECLLEQAEQAEQDHHPQAQAERMILEEFGRCLMRVINSAGKAKTDCPSIHC, from the exons ATGGATGTAGTGTCGCCTGAACTCAACAGCCTACTTCCCGACGAGATAATGGACACGGAGGCAATCGTAATGGACGATGACCCTCCCTCCCAGTCATCTGCAGCCTTGGCTCAATCAGAGCCCTGCCAGGACGCACCGGTCCCCATGGAGACCGACGTGCCCATCGTCCCGGAGATCGTGAGCCTCTGCACAGAGGCCCCTCCCACGCAACGCACGCATGTCCTGACCACCTCCACCAGCACAGACTCCGCCCTGTGCGGGGTGAGCTCCGAAactcagctcctcctcaccccctccagcaTGTCgtcgcccccccccgccccgtctCTCCGACCAATCACCTCGTCCTCGACCACGCCCATCCCCAAGATCACGGGAGGCCCGGTCGGGGTGAGCGTCACCACGTCAGGGCTACAGAAACTCACGGCCCCTTTCACCATCTCCGCCGCCAACCACCAGATCATCCTCAACAAGGTGGCGTCCTCGGACACGGCCAAGGCGgtcgccaccaccaccacccaggtCATCAAGCAGGACGGACAGAAGCTGTTGGTCACCACCATCGGGAAATCCGGGCAGCCCATCGTCCTGCAGCTGCCTCACACGGGCAACAAGCCCGGAACAGGCCAGGGACCAGGGGACAGCAAGACCCAGCCTCCCCAGTTCAAGGTGGTGACCATCGGGGGAAGGACTGAGTTGAAGCCGGTCATGGGCCTGCAGACGGTGAGTTCCTCCGGCCAGGTGTCGACCCTTCAGGCCCAGCAGCTGAAGGCTGTACAG ATCGCCAAGAAAACGCAGGTATCCTCCGCAGGACCCATCAAGTTTATCATCACGAAAACTGTAAACAGCAAAGGCCTCACCGCTCAGACGTCAGTGTCGCCTGTTATCGCAG GTCGCGTGTTGTCCCAGAGCAGCCCGGTCACTCCTCCCAGGACCATCACCATCTCGGAGCCCCTCAGCACCAGCGCACAGGGCCTCGCTAGCAACAAAATAGCCATATCACCCCTCAAGTCTCCCAGCAAG ttgaCGGTGGTGTCTGTAGCCTCCCAGTCACCCAGCTCTCCTCAGAAGTCTGTGACCCTGCCTATCAGCATGGCTCTGGGCCAGCAGATCCTCACCATGCAGCAATCTGCTGCCTCGTCCCCAGCCAAGTCCACTGCCCAG AACCTGAAGTCGATGCAGACGGTGGCGGTGGGAGCTCCCCAGTACAAGACCCTCGTCCCCCTGGCGGCCCAGCCCAGCGTGCAGCAGATCCAGGTCCCCGGCAGCAGGTTCCACTACGTCCGCCTAGTCACGGCCACCACGGGGAGCAGCATCATGCACGCTGCCAACCCCAGCACAGCCTCCGTACAGACCG CCAAGCCCATGGTGGTCAACGCTGGAGCTGTGAGGATGTCCGTTCCAATTGTCCAAACACAGACCATGAAGCAG GTGATCCCCAAGCCCCTGACGTCGGCGACCCAGGTGGTGACGACCCCCCAGACCCAGCAGCGCCTCATCATGCCCGCCACGCCCCTGCCCCAGATCCAGCCCAACCTCACCAACCTGCCCCCGGGCACCGTGCTGGCCCCGGCCCCCGGGGGCGGCAACATGGGCTACGCCGTCCTCCCCGCCCAATACGTCACGCAG ctccctcagtCGGCGTTTGTCACCCTGGCCAGCAGCGCCAGCTTCCCCGCGCCCACGTCCATCCAGAGCCAAGCCAGGCTGCCTGTTAACGG CTTGTCGACGTCAGACGCGGCCTCGAGGCCCCGCAAACCCTGCAACTGCACCAAGTCGCAGTGTCTCAAACT ATATTGCGACTGCTTCGCAAACGGGGAGTTCTGCAACAACTGCAACTGTACGAACTGCTTCAACAACCTGGAGCACGAGACGGAGAGACTAAAAGCCATCAAG ACGTGTCTGGACCGTAACCCCGAGGCCTTCAAGCCCAAGATTGGGAAGGGGAAGCAGGGGGAGTCGGACCGGCGGCACAGCAAAGGCTGCAACTGCAAGCGATCGGGCTGCCTGAAGAACTACTGCGAGTGTTACGAG GCTAAGATCATGTGCTCGTCTATCTGTAAGTGCGTCGGCTGTAAGAACTTTGAGGAGAGCCCCGAGAGGAAGACCCTGATGCACCTGGCGGACGCGGCGGAGGTCAGAGTTCAGCAGCAGACCGCGGCCAAGACCAAGCTGTCCTCCCAGATCTCCGACCTGCTCACGCGGACCGCCCCCACCATGGCCAGCGGAGGGGGGAG attgCCCTACACGTTCGTGACGAAGGAGGTGGCGGAGGCGACGTGCGAGTGCCTGCTGGAGCAGGCGGAGCAGGCGGAGCAGGACCAccacccccaggcccaggccgaGAGGATGATCCTGGAGGAGTTCGGACGCTGTCTCATGAGGGTCATTAACTCGGCCGGCAAGGCCAAAACGGACTGCCCCTCCATCCACTGCTAG